A DNA window from Amycolatopsis sp. DSM 110486 contains the following coding sequences:
- a CDS encoding TVP38/TMEM64 family protein → MSGRTKLILALTVLALLAAAAVFLPIPGPSDLRRWAQATGPATPLVLLVAYSLLTVAPIPRTVFNLAAGLLVGSVAGIAIGLVATTIAAGLSFALARLLGRDLVLRHLHRAPVRIVNERLSGGGVLAITSLRLIPVVPFAPLSYLCGVSTVKLVPYLVGTLLGSVPGTVAVVVLADALTGDTPPVLLACYAVFAAAGAVGLVRVLKKRTPAVGEEEPAVSAPAG, encoded by the coding sequence GTGTCCGGCAGAACCAAGCTGATCCTCGCGCTCACCGTGCTCGCCCTCCTCGCGGCGGCCGCGGTGTTCCTGCCGATCCCCGGCCCGTCGGACCTGCGCCGCTGGGCCCAGGCGACCGGTCCGGCGACGCCGCTGGTGCTGCTGGTCGCGTACTCGTTGCTCACCGTTGCACCCATTCCGCGCACCGTGTTCAACCTCGCGGCCGGGCTGCTCGTCGGCAGCGTCGCGGGGATCGCGATCGGCCTGGTGGCGACGACGATCGCGGCGGGCCTGTCGTTCGCGCTCGCGCGGCTGCTGGGCCGGGACCTCGTGCTGCGCCACCTGCACCGGGCGCCCGTGCGCATCGTGAACGAACGGCTCTCCGGCGGCGGTGTGCTGGCGATCACCTCGCTGCGGCTGATCCCCGTCGTCCCCTTCGCGCCGCTGAGCTACCTGTGCGGAGTGTCGACGGTGAAGCTGGTGCCGTACCTCGTCGGCACGCTGCTGGGGAGCGTGCCGGGCACGGTCGCCGTGGTGGTGCTGGCCGACGCGCTGACCGGCGACACGCCGCCCGTGCTCCTGGCTTGCTACGCCGTTTTCGCCGCGGCCGGAGCCGTCGGCCTGGTCAGGGTGCTGAAGAAGCGCACTCCCGCCGTCGGCGAGGAAGAGCCCGCCGTCTCCGCACCGGCTGGCTGA
- a CDS encoding DUF692 domain-containing protein, which translates to MVDRLGVGIGWRAELDLSIARLPGVDWVEVVAENLHAPHLPESLLALRERGLPVLPHAVSLSLGGAEPLDTKRVEHLAELARALDAPLASDHVCFVRAGGLDSGHLMPLPRTREALDVLVANVRLAQSIVDVPLALENIAAVLQWPENTLSEEQFLAELTERTGCLLIIDVANLYANARNVGTDPVAFLDGIPWERLAYVHMAGGVERDGVYHDTHAHPVLPEVLDLLAELRRRTDPPGVLLERDDDYPTDTELAAELAALRATVTA; encoded by the coding sequence GTGGTTGACCGGCTGGGCGTCGGCATCGGCTGGCGGGCCGAGCTGGACCTGTCGATCGCGCGGCTGCCGGGCGTCGACTGGGTCGAGGTCGTCGCCGAGAACCTTCACGCGCCGCACCTGCCCGAGAGCCTGCTGGCGTTGCGGGAACGCGGCCTGCCCGTGCTGCCGCACGCCGTGTCGCTCTCGCTCGGCGGGGCGGAGCCGCTGGATACGAAGCGCGTCGAGCACCTCGCCGAGCTGGCCCGGGCGCTCGACGCGCCGCTCGCGAGCGACCACGTGTGCTTCGTCCGCGCGGGCGGGCTCGACTCCGGGCACCTCATGCCGCTACCCCGCACGCGCGAAGCGCTCGACGTGCTCGTGGCCAACGTCCGCCTCGCCCAGTCCATTGTGGACGTCCCCTTGGCACTGGAGAACATCGCGGCCGTGCTCCAGTGGCCGGAGAACACGTTGTCGGAGGAGCAGTTCCTCGCCGAGCTGACCGAGCGCACGGGGTGCCTGCTGATCATCGACGTGGCGAACCTGTATGCCAACGCGCGCAACGTCGGCACCGACCCGGTGGCGTTCCTCGACGGGATTCCCTGGGAACGCCTGGCCTACGTGCACATGGCGGGCGGCGTCGAGCGCGACGGCGTCTACCACGACACGCACGCGCACCCGGTGCTGCCCGAGGTGCTCGACCTGCTCGCCGAGCTGCGCCGCCGCACCGACCCGCCGGGCGTGCTGCTGGAACGCGACGACGACTACCCCACCGACACCGAGCTGGCCGCGGAGCTCGCCGCATTGCGCGCGACGGTGACGGCGTGA
- the msrB gene encoding peptide-methionine (R)-S-oxide reductase MsrB yields the protein MKPVVGTTPRVVKSEQEWREQLNPEEYAVLRQAGTERPFVGEYTDTKTTGAYECRACGAELFRSDTKFESHCGWPSFFDPADSDAVLLREDRTLGMKRIEVLCASCHSHLGHVFEGEGYDTPTDQRYCINSISLKLVPETE from the coding sequence ATGAAACCCGTGGTCGGCACCACGCCCCGTGTGGTGAAGTCCGAGCAGGAGTGGCGCGAGCAGCTCAACCCCGAGGAGTACGCGGTGCTTCGCCAGGCCGGCACCGAGCGGCCGTTCGTCGGCGAGTACACCGACACCAAGACCACCGGCGCGTACGAGTGCCGCGCCTGTGGTGCCGAGCTGTTCCGCAGCGACACGAAGTTCGAAAGCCACTGCGGCTGGCCGTCGTTCTTCGACCCGGCGGACTCCGACGCCGTGCTGCTGCGCGAAGATCGCACACTCGGCATGAAACGCATCGAGGTGCTCTGCGCCTCGTGCCACAGCCACCTCGGCCACGTCTTCGAGGGCGAGGGCTACGACACGCCGACCGACCAGCGCTACTGCATCAACTCGATCTCGCTGAAGCTCGTTCCCGAGACCGAGTAA
- a CDS encoding CoA transferase: MQDVLAGVWQTLTGESLPAVSLTGDESLLPGTFRVEAAATAGIAAATLAAGELLRLRGIDPGTVGADTRHAAAAVRSEAFVRVNGELPPSPWGPIAGDYLASDGWVKLHANYPRHEAAVCWSLGVPAQRESVAKTVAAKTAAEVESAVVTAGGAAALMRSRDEWLAHPQGQAVAGLPLAEIRQIGDAPKNTLFDSDRPLGGVRVLELTHVLAGPVAGRVLAAHGANVLHVGAAHLPRIPALTMDTGHGKRSGFVALDTEGGRARLKKLIARADVVLQSFRPGALERIGFGPEVLAELRPGLVTVDLSAYGWAGPWARRRGFDSLVQMASGIAEEGARVAGTDRPTPLPAQALDHTTGWLAAAAIMTAVRRTVVEGGSWNVRLSLAGTGRWLDSLGRKESAVSSVDSADYGDLVEEVDSDFGKLTRVKMAGDLPGAQPHWDHASHLPGADSAVWHPVSS; encoded by the coding sequence GTGCAGGACGTGCTGGCCGGGGTGTGGCAGACGCTCACCGGAGAATCCCTCCCGGCCGTGTCCTTGACCGGCGACGAATCCTTGCTGCCCGGCACTTTCCGGGTCGAGGCCGCCGCGACGGCGGGCATCGCGGCCGCCACGCTCGCCGCAGGTGAGCTGCTGCGCCTGCGCGGCATCGACCCCGGCACGGTGGGCGCCGACACGCGCCACGCCGCGGCCGCCGTGCGCAGCGAAGCCTTCGTGCGCGTGAACGGCGAGCTGCCTCCGAGCCCGTGGGGTCCGATCGCCGGCGACTACCTCGCGTCCGACGGCTGGGTCAAGCTCCACGCGAACTACCCGCGCCACGAGGCCGCCGTGTGCTGGTCGCTCGGCGTGCCCGCGCAGCGCGAGTCCGTCGCGAAGACCGTGGCCGCCAAGACGGCCGCCGAGGTCGAGTCCGCCGTGGTGACAGCGGGCGGCGCGGCCGCGCTCATGCGTTCGCGCGACGAGTGGCTCGCGCACCCGCAGGGCCAGGCCGTCGCAGGCCTGCCGCTCGCCGAGATCCGGCAGATCGGCGACGCGCCGAAGAACACGCTGTTCGACTCCGACCGGCCGCTGGGCGGGGTCCGGGTGCTGGAGCTGACGCACGTGCTCGCCGGGCCCGTCGCCGGTCGCGTGCTCGCGGCCCACGGCGCGAACGTGCTGCACGTCGGCGCCGCGCACCTGCCGCGCATCCCCGCGCTCACGATGGACACCGGCCACGGCAAGCGTTCGGGGTTCGTCGCGCTCGACACCGAGGGCGGCCGCGCGCGGCTGAAGAAGCTCATCGCGCGCGCCGACGTGGTGCTGCAGTCGTTCCGCCCCGGCGCGCTGGAGCGAATCGGATTCGGTCCGGAGGTGTTGGCCGAGCTGAGGCCGGGTCTCGTCACGGTCGACCTGTCGGCCTACGGCTGGGCCGGCCCGTGGGCCCGCCGTCGCGGGTTCGACAGCCTGGTGCAGATGGCGTCGGGCATCGCCGAGGAAGGCGCTCGCGTCGCCGGCACAGACCGGCCGACGCCGCTGCCCGCGCAGGCGCTCGACCACACCACGGGCTGGCTCGCGGCCGCGGCGATCATGACGGCGGTGCGCCGCACGGTCGTCGAGGGTGGCAGCTGGAACGTGCGGTTGTCGCTCGCGGGAACGGGCCGGTGGCTGGATTCGCTGGGGCGCAAGGAGTCGGCTGTGTCCAGTGTGGACTCAGCGGATTACGGCGACCTCGTCGAAGAAGTCGACAGCGACTTCGGCAAGCTCACCCGCGTGAAGATGGCGGGCGACCTGCCGGGCGCCCAGCCGCACTGGGACCACGCGTCACACCTGCCCGGAGCCGACAGCGCGGTGTGGCACCCGGTCAGCTCCTGA
- the hemE gene encoding uroporphyrinogen decarboxylase yields the protein MGFVPELSSVSESFASETAPAVAARRVLAESPFLAAARGEKPVRTPVWFMRQAGRSLPEYRKLREGVAMLDACFDPEMLAEITLQPVRRHGVDAAILFSDIVVPLKAAGLDIDIVPGTGPVVAEPVRDRKAVRGIPLLETEQVERVAEGVGLLVERLGDTPLIGFAGAPFTLASYLIEGGPSRNHEHTKALMHAEPELWHELAGRLADIALTFLRAQLDAGADAIQLFDSWAGALSERDYREFVQPHSAKVLAGVAGYGVPRIHFGVGTGELLVAMRDAGADVVGVDWRVPLDEAVRRLGGTAVVQGNLDPALLYAGWPVIEAEVRRIVDEGRAADGHIFNLGHGVLPSVEPEVLTRVAELVHSL from the coding sequence ATGGGCTTCGTGCCTGAGCTTTCGTCTGTGTCTGAGTCCTTCGCGTCCGAAACCGCCCCGGCTGTCGCCGCGCGGCGTGTGCTGGCGGAGTCGCCGTTCCTGGCCGCGGCGCGCGGGGAGAAGCCCGTGCGCACGCCCGTGTGGTTCATGCGCCAGGCCGGGCGGTCGCTGCCGGAGTACCGGAAGCTGCGCGAGGGCGTCGCGATGCTCGACGCGTGCTTCGACCCTGAGATGCTCGCCGAGATCACGCTGCAGCCGGTGCGCCGGCACGGCGTGGACGCGGCGATCCTGTTCAGCGACATCGTCGTACCGCTGAAGGCCGCGGGCCTGGACATCGACATCGTGCCCGGCACGGGGCCCGTGGTGGCCGAGCCGGTGCGCGACCGCAAAGCCGTGCGGGGGATTCCGCTGCTGGAGACCGAGCAGGTCGAGCGTGTGGCCGAGGGCGTGGGCCTGCTGGTGGAACGCCTGGGCGACACGCCGTTGATCGGCTTCGCCGGCGCGCCGTTCACGCTGGCCAGCTACCTGATCGAGGGCGGCCCGAGCCGCAACCACGAGCACACCAAGGCGCTCATGCACGCCGAACCCGAGCTCTGGCACGAGCTCGCCGGCCGCCTCGCCGACATCGCGCTCACGTTTCTCCGTGCGCAGCTCGACGCGGGCGCCGACGCCATCCAGTTGTTCGACTCGTGGGCCGGCGCGCTGTCCGAGCGCGACTACCGCGAGTTCGTCCAGCCGCACTCGGCGAAGGTGCTGGCCGGCGTCGCGGGCTACGGCGTGCCGCGGATCCACTTCGGCGTCGGCACGGGCGAGCTGCTCGTGGCGATGCGCGACGCGGGCGCCGACGTCGTCGGGGTCGACTGGCGCGTGCCGCTCGACGAGGCCGTGCGCCGGCTCGGCGGCACGGCCGTGGTGCAGGGCAACCTCGACCCGGCGCTGCTCTACGCGGGCTGGCCGGTGATCGAGGCCGAGGTCCGCCGGATCGTCGACGAGGGCCGCGCGGCCGACGGGCACATCTTCAACCTCGGCCACGGCGTGCTGCCGAGCGTCGAGCCCGAGGTCCTCACCCGCGTCGCAGAGCTGGTGCACTCGCTGTGA
- a CDS encoding DUF3000 domain-containing protein produces the protein MTAMTPVPELFREAVAALKSVRPRPEVRLETMRAPQRLAPWSFAVSCEVEGPADVLASGRLVLLHDPDGQEGWDGVLRLVMYVRAELDRELATDPFLPAVGWSWLTDALESSGASWTALGGTVTETSSARFGEISGPSRTDDLELRASWTPTDAALRAHGYAFCQVMASVVGLPPVGVTLFEQRQSS, from the coding sequence GTGACCGCGATGACGCCAGTGCCCGAACTCTTCCGCGAAGCTGTCGCGGCGCTGAAGTCCGTGCGGCCGCGTCCCGAGGTGCGGCTGGAGACCATGCGGGCGCCGCAGCGGCTGGCGCCGTGGTCGTTCGCCGTGAGCTGTGAGGTGGAGGGGCCGGCGGACGTGCTGGCGTCGGGGCGGCTGGTGCTGCTGCACGACCCCGACGGCCAAGAAGGCTGGGACGGCGTCCTGCGGCTGGTCATGTACGTGCGGGCGGAGCTCGACCGCGAGCTGGCGACCGATCCGTTCCTGCCGGCCGTCGGCTGGTCGTGGCTGACCGATGCGCTGGAATCTTCGGGCGCCTCGTGGACGGCACTGGGCGGCACGGTCACGGAAACCTCGTCGGCGCGGTTCGGCGAAATCTCCGGACCCTCGCGCACCGACGACCTCGAGCTGCGGGCGTCCTGGACGCCCACCGACGCCGCGCTGCGCGCCCACGGCTACGCGTTCTGCCAGGTGATGGCGAGCGTCGTGGGGCTGCCGCCGGTCGGCGTAACGCTGTTCGAACAGCGCCAGAGCTCCTGA
- the hemG gene encoding protoporphyrinogen oxidase, with the protein MKHVAVVGGGISGLTAAYRLRTLLGDAVAITVFEAAPAVGGKLRTAEVGGVPYDVGAEAFLARRPEVTALVAEVGLGEHLVHPTKARAKIHAGGTVTGLPPGTVMGVPASADAVAGVLSEDGRLAVEKERSLGPVELTAADVALGPLLRTRFGDELVDRLVDPLLGGVYAGGADGLGLRATMPGLAKAVAEGAGSLTDAAAALLPKTPGIAPVFGTLTGGLTTLLDRLRELSRATVRTSATVRALTRTANGWRLDVGAAAPAHAPEDTPVDVDAVVLAVPAPAARKLLADLVPAASQAFGEVELASMAVVALALPPGTDLPDASGILIGAGEKDAEGVPYASKAFTFSANKWAHYGAAGPVLVRGSVGRFREPGALNGDDEALVHAVRDDLARLTGVTAAPLDTLVTRWGGGLPQYGAGHLERVTRIETAVNELPGLAVAGATLHGVGLPACVATADAAAKRIAASFTV; encoded by the coding sequence GTGAAGCACGTCGCCGTCGTCGGCGGCGGCATCTCCGGCCTGACCGCGGCCTACCGCCTGCGGACGCTGCTCGGCGACGCCGTCGCGATCACCGTCTTCGAAGCCGCCCCCGCAGTCGGCGGCAAGCTCCGCACGGCCGAGGTCGGCGGCGTGCCCTACGACGTCGGCGCCGAAGCCTTCCTCGCCCGCCGGCCCGAGGTCACGGCGCTGGTCGCCGAGGTCGGGCTGGGCGAGCACCTGGTCCACCCCACGAAGGCGCGCGCCAAGATCCACGCCGGCGGCACCGTCACGGGCCTCCCGCCCGGCACGGTCATGGGCGTGCCCGCCTCCGCCGACGCCGTGGCCGGCGTGCTCTCGGAAGACGGCCGCCTCGCCGTCGAGAAGGAACGCTCCCTCGGCCCCGTCGAGCTCACCGCCGCCGACGTGGCCCTCGGCCCGCTGCTGCGCACCCGCTTCGGCGACGAGCTCGTCGACCGGCTCGTCGACCCGCTGCTCGGCGGTGTCTACGCGGGCGGCGCCGACGGCCTCGGCCTGCGCGCGACCATGCCCGGCCTGGCCAAGGCCGTCGCCGAGGGCGCCGGGTCGCTCACCGACGCCGCGGCCGCCCTGCTGCCGAAGACCCCCGGCATCGCGCCCGTGTTCGGCACGCTGACCGGCGGCCTGACCACACTCCTGGACCGCCTGCGCGAGCTGTCCCGCGCGACCGTGCGCACTTCCGCCACCGTCCGCGCCCTGACCCGCACCGCGAACGGCTGGCGCCTCGACGTGGGCGCCGCCGCCCCGGCCCACGCTCCCGAGGACACCCCGGTGGACGTCGACGCCGTCGTGCTCGCCGTGCCCGCCCCCGCCGCGCGCAAGCTGCTCGCCGACCTCGTCCCGGCCGCGTCCCAGGCGTTCGGCGAGGTCGAGCTGGCGTCGATGGCCGTGGTCGCCCTCGCGCTGCCGCCCGGCACCGACCTGCCCGACGCGTCGGGGATCCTCATCGGCGCAGGCGAGAAGGACGCCGAGGGCGTGCCCTACGCGTCGAAGGCCTTCACTTTCTCCGCCAACAAGTGGGCCCACTACGGCGCCGCCGGCCCGGTGCTCGTCCGCGGCTCCGTCGGCCGTTTCCGCGAGCCGGGCGCGCTGAACGGCGACGACGAAGCCCTGGTGCACGCCGTCCGCGACGACCTCGCCCGCCTCACCGGCGTCACCGCCGCGCCGCTCGACACGCTGGTCACCCGCTGGGGCGGCGGCCTGCCGCAGTACGGCGCCGGGCACCTCGAGCGCGTGACGCGCATCGAAACCGCCGTCAACGAGCTCCCGGGCCTGGCCGTCGCGGGCGCGACGCTGCACGGCGTCGGGCTGCCGGCGTGCGTCGCCACCGCCGACGCCGCCGCGAAGCGGATCGCGGCGAGCTTCACAGTGTGA
- a CDS encoding TIGR04222 domain-containing membrane protein — protein sequence MDETWGISGPQFLAWYGIALALVLAVQVVWPRVARTRAVEHTGELPDVYHLAYLAGGPERVADTAIAALVDRGLLRVNSEGLVTAAGKHPWHKIERSVHEGAKGAKGGTTRSLRAKAARSKAMSDLEAEMQRAGLLTSGSEARPFHTTILLAFLVLLAIGAVRFVTGASHGRPVGWLFLLLVVALVLTVVASVVRGRKRVGITPRGQGALTHARFSSRTQGAVRPALLLAGAAGAVALGGLAMYPDDELSAALIPPFQPFAGSGGGSSSGGSSCSTSSSCSSGSSCSGGSSCSSGSSCSSGSSCGGGGCGG from the coding sequence GTGGACGAAACCTGGGGGATTTCAGGACCGCAGTTCCTGGCGTGGTACGGAATAGCGCTGGCTCTCGTGCTCGCGGTGCAGGTGGTGTGGCCGCGCGTCGCGCGCACGCGGGCGGTCGAGCACACCGGTGAACTGCCGGACGTCTACCACCTCGCGTACCTCGCCGGCGGGCCCGAGCGCGTGGCCGACACGGCGATCGCGGCGCTGGTGGACCGCGGCCTGCTGCGCGTGAACAGCGAAGGGCTCGTGACGGCCGCGGGGAAACACCCGTGGCACAAGATCGAACGCTCGGTGCACGAAGGCGCCAAGGGTGCCAAGGGCGGTACCACGCGCAGCCTGCGGGCCAAGGCCGCCCGGTCGAAGGCGATGAGCGACCTCGAGGCCGAGATGCAGCGCGCCGGCCTGCTCACCTCCGGCAGCGAAGCGCGTCCGTTCCACACCACGATCTTGCTGGCCTTCCTGGTTCTCCTGGCGATCGGCGCCGTGCGGTTCGTGACGGGTGCGTCGCACGGCCGGCCTGTCGGCTGGCTCTTCCTGCTGCTCGTGGTGGCCCTCGTGCTGACGGTGGTCGCCTCCGTCGTGCGCGGCCGCAAGCGCGTGGGGATCACGCCGAGGGGCCAGGGGGCTCTGACGCACGCCCGGTTCTCGAGCCGCACGCAGGGTGCGGTGCGGCCGGCCTTGCTGCTCGCCGGAGCGGCCGGCGCCGTGGCGCTGGGCGGGCTCGCGATGTATCCGGACGACGAGCTGAGTGCGGCGCTGATCCCGCCGTTCCAGCCGTTCGCCGGGTCCGGCGGTGGCTCGTCGAGCGGTGGTTCGTCGTGCAGCACCTCGTCCTCCTGCAGCAGCGGGTCTTCGTGCAGCGGTGGTTCCTCGTGCAGCAGTGGTTCCTCGTGCAGCAGTGGTTCCTCATGCGGTGGCGGGGGTTGCGGTGGTTGA
- a CDS encoding serine/threonine-protein kinase gives MIAGHYRLVEHIGSGAMGVVWRAVDVRLERSVAIKQILPQPGVSEAERDNMRQRAMREAKNAARFQHPNAIVVFDIAEHGGDPCLVMEFLDGPSLSAVLAEQGTLPVGQVARIGEQVAAALVAAHRSGIVHRDVKPGNILIDETGTAKITDFGISRAAGDMTLTQTGLIGGTPAYLAPELARGADPVPSSDVFALGATLYQAIEGQTPYGNTTNQLALLYAAANGQINPPTQAGPATALLMSLLRSEPGERPSMAEAREGLAKLASGEPAGPELLSSGPTERLDRGGSRPPWQRVDGPKPGAPIPAQKAPSNPPRTPTAAFMPMRSPAAPPNTPPRPQPAPPVRPTQQQPRPAPTAAAPNYRNASSTPPPPPSDNKRKFALLAGGAAAVVVIAVVVFLVLSSGSDDPGGSNTANQPQQTNSTGAPNTPSAGPSASPPVAGLGQTPNDGGKLALSPAGQRVIDFYSFPQDTAAAWAMLTPAAQQVYGNQAAFGQYWQQFGNVNSRVARGSYNADNSVTISVTVVFPDHSEPRVFRVVNSGGQILIDSNTKSQKDATQG, from the coding sequence CTGATCGCGGGGCACTACCGCCTCGTCGAGCACATTGGTAGCGGTGCCATGGGTGTGGTGTGGCGCGCCGTCGACGTGCGCCTGGAACGGTCGGTGGCGATCAAGCAGATCCTCCCCCAGCCGGGCGTCTCCGAGGCCGAACGCGACAACATGCGCCAGCGCGCCATGCGCGAGGCCAAGAACGCGGCCCGCTTCCAGCACCCCAACGCGATCGTGGTCTTCGACATCGCCGAACACGGCGGCGACCCCTGCCTCGTGATGGAGTTCCTCGACGGCCCGAGCCTCTCGGCCGTGCTGGCCGAGCAGGGCACGCTGCCCGTCGGCCAGGTCGCGCGCATCGGGGAGCAGGTGGCCGCCGCGCTCGTCGCCGCACACCGCTCCGGGATCGTGCACCGCGACGTGAAGCCCGGCAACATCCTCATCGACGAGACCGGCACCGCGAAGATCACCGACTTCGGCATCTCGCGCGCGGCCGGCGACATGACGCTCACGCAGACCGGCCTCATCGGCGGCACCCCGGCATACCTCGCGCCCGAGCTGGCGCGCGGCGCCGACCCGGTGCCCAGCTCCGACGTGTTCGCGCTCGGCGCCACGCTCTACCAGGCCATCGAGGGCCAGACGCCCTACGGCAACACCACCAACCAGCTCGCGCTGCTCTACGCGGCCGCCAACGGCCAGATCAACCCGCCGACCCAGGCCGGCCCGGCCACCGCGCTGCTGATGAGCCTGCTGCGCAGCGAGCCCGGCGAGCGCCCGAGCATGGCCGAAGCCCGCGAAGGCCTGGCGAAGCTCGCGTCGGGCGAGCCGGCCGGCCCCGAGCTGCTGTCGTCGGGCCCCACCGAACGCCTCGACCGCGGCGGCTCACGTCCGCCCTGGCAGCGCGTCGACGGCCCGAAGCCCGGCGCCCCGATCCCCGCGCAGAAGGCCCCGTCGAACCCGCCGCGCACCCCGACGGCGGCGTTCATGCCGATGCGCTCGCCCGCCGCGCCGCCCAACACGCCGCCGCGGCCCCAGCCGGCTCCCCCGGTCCGGCCGACGCAGCAGCAGCCCCGCCCGGCCCCCACGGCCGCCGCGCCGAACTACCGCAACGCGTCGAGCACGCCGCCGCCTCCGCCGTCGGACAACAAGCGCAAGTTCGCCCTGCTCGCGGGCGGTGCCGCGGCCGTGGTCGTGATCGCGGTGGTGGTGTTCCTGGTGCTGAGCTCGGGCAGCGATGACCCGGGTGGTTCGAACACCGCGAACCAGCCGCAGCAGACGAACTCGACCGGCGCGCCGAACACCCCCAGCGCCGGCCCGTCCGCATCGCCGCCGGTCGCCGGGCTCGGCCAGACGCCGAACGACGGCGGCAAGCTCGCGCTCTCACCCGCCGGCCAGCGGGTGATCGACTTCTACAGCTTCCCGCAGGACACGGCGGCGGCGTGGGCGATGCTCACCCCGGCCGCCCAGCAGGTCTACGGCAACCAGGCGGCGTTCGGCCAGTACTGGCAGCAGTTCGGCAACGTGAACAGCAGGGTCGCCCGTGGCAGTTACAACGCCGACAACTCGGTGACCATCTCGGTCACCGTGGTGTTCCCCGACCACTCGGAGCCCCGCGTGTTCCGCGTCGTCAACTCCGGCGGGCAGATCCTGATCGACTCGAACACGAAGAGTCAGAAGGACGCCACCCAGGGCTGA
- the hemQ gene encoding hydrogen peroxide-dependent heme synthase, which translates to MARLNYNELNDSIRYTAWSVFRVEPGRLGEDRGTAGQETAEFLDGLADKGVVVRGVYDLSVLRADADYMVWWHAEEIEQVQAAYNGFRRTPLGRASTPVWSQVALHRPAEFNKSHIPAFLAGEEARKYICVYPFVRSYEWYLLPDEERRKMLADHGKEARDYPDVRANTVASFALGDYEWILAFEADELHRIVDLMRHLRATEARRHVREEIPFYTGTRVAPAELVAALP; encoded by the coding sequence ATGGCGCGGCTGAACTACAACGAGCTCAACGACAGCATCCGCTACACCGCCTGGTCGGTCTTCCGGGTCGAGCCCGGCCGCCTCGGCGAGGACCGCGGGACCGCGGGGCAGGAGACGGCGGAGTTCCTCGACGGGCTCGCCGACAAGGGCGTGGTGGTGCGCGGCGTCTACGACCTGTCCGTGCTCCGGGCCGACGCCGACTACATGGTCTGGTGGCACGCCGAGGAGATCGAGCAGGTCCAGGCCGCCTACAACGGCTTCCGGCGCACGCCGCTGGGCCGCGCGTCGACCCCGGTGTGGAGCCAGGTCGCGCTGCACCGCCCGGCGGAGTTCAACAAGAGCCACATCCCGGCGTTCCTCGCCGGCGAGGAAGCGCGCAAGTACATCTGCGTGTACCCGTTCGTCCGCTCCTACGAGTGGTACCTGCTGCCGGACGAGGAGCGGCGCAAGATGCTCGCCGACCACGGCAAGGAAGCCCGTGACTACCCGGACGTGCGCGCCAACACCGTGGCGTCGTTCGCGCTCGGCGATTACGAGTGGATCCTCGCGTTCGAGGCCGACGAGCTGCACCGCATCGTCGACCTGATGCGCCACCTGCGCGCGACGGAGGCCCGTCGCCACGTGCGCGAGGAGATCCCGTTCTACACCGGCACGCGCGTGGCGCCCGCCGAGCTCGTCGCGGCACTGCCGTAA
- a CDS encoding response regulator transcription factor: MATVGISQAVRSTPAGALPASMVPHPREELFSVLVVDDHPLLREAIAARLAQMGAGTVHEAATVAEARARAQATGPCDLAILDLGLPDGSGIELVTELRSHGWPRVVVLASSDDPYAVRSAFQAGAQAYLLKSASPVVVTDGVRRVLEGGVYADPSVAPVLATGTRVAGTDNTPRELSAREVEVLQLVADGQSNKEIGEELSLSALTVKSHLSRIGRKLGTGDRAQMVALAMRAGVIR, translated from the coding sequence GTGGCTACCGTCGGCATTTCTCAGGCCGTTCGATCCACGCCAGCCGGTGCATTGCCGGCGAGCATGGTTCCGCACCCGCGGGAAGAGCTTTTTTCCGTGTTGGTGGTCGATGACCACCCGCTGTTGAGGGAGGCAATCGCAGCACGACTCGCACAGATGGGTGCGGGCACGGTCCACGAAGCCGCCACGGTGGCCGAGGCGAGGGCGCGAGCACAGGCCACCGGCCCGTGCGACCTGGCGATCCTCGATCTCGGACTGCCGGACGGCAGCGGCATCGAGCTGGTTACGGAACTCCGTAGCCACGGATGGCCGCGCGTGGTGGTGCTCGCATCGTCCGACGACCCGTACGCGGTTCGGTCGGCGTTCCAGGCCGGTGCCCAGGCGTACCTGCTGAAGTCCGCGTCGCCGGTGGTTGTCACCGACGGCGTGCGCAGGGTCCTGGAAGGCGGCGTATACGCCGACCCGAGCGTGGCCCCGGTTTTGGCGACCGGCACGCGGGTCGCGGGTACCGACAACACCCCGCGTGAGCTCTCCGCCCGTGAGGTCGAGGTGCTCCAGCTCGTCGCCGACGGGCAGTCGAACAAGGAGATCGGGGAGGAGCTTTCCCTCTCCGCGCTCACCGTGAAGTCGCACCTCTCCCGCATCGGGCGCAAGCTCGGCACGGGTGACCGGGCACAGATGGTCGCATTGGCTATGCGCGCCGGTGTGATCCGCTGA